A part of Halobaculum sp. MBLA0143 genomic DNA contains:
- the rocF gene encoding arginase, producing MDARIIGAPSDYGQDRRGVDMGPSAIRYAGLAAQLEAAGVDTEDAGDLPVPRAEERDPDYREPSEGRAKFLRETEDVADGLADEVAAALEADQTPLTLGGDHSVAIGTLRGAARDAEIGAVWFDAHGDFNTPSTSPSGNVHGMPLAATLGIGEFEGVEWANAPKLREENVVIVGLRSVDDAERDLIADSDVTAFTMSDVDERGIRAVVDDALQIAGHGVDGVHASLDLDWLDPNEAPGVGTPVRGGVTYREAHLAMELLADTELLRSMELVEVNPTLDDSNETAGLATELAASAFGKTVL from the coding sequence ATGGACGCCCGCATCATCGGTGCGCCGAGCGACTACGGCCAGGACAGACGTGGTGTCGACATGGGGCCGTCGGCGATCCGGTACGCCGGTCTCGCCGCCCAACTGGAGGCGGCCGGCGTCGACACGGAGGACGCCGGCGACCTCCCGGTCCCGCGCGCGGAGGAGCGCGACCCGGACTACCGGGAGCCGAGTGAGGGACGCGCGAAGTTCCTCCGCGAGACGGAAGACGTGGCCGACGGGCTCGCCGACGAGGTGGCGGCGGCGCTGGAGGCGGACCAGACCCCGCTGACGCTGGGCGGCGACCACTCCGTCGCCATCGGCACGCTGCGGGGTGCCGCCCGGGACGCGGAGATCGGCGCCGTCTGGTTCGACGCCCACGGGGACTTCAACACTCCGAGCACCTCACCCTCCGGCAACGTCCACGGGATGCCGTTGGCGGCGACGCTGGGGATCGGAGAGTTCGAGGGTGTCGAGTGGGCCAACGCCCCCAAGCTCCGAGAGGAGAACGTCGTGATCGTCGGCCTGCGGTCCGTCGACGACGCCGAACGCGACCTGATCGCCGACTCCGACGTGACCGCGTTCACGATGTCCGACGTGGACGAACGCGGGATCAGAGCGGTCGTGGACGACGCACTCCAGATCGCCGGCCACGGCGTCGACGGCGTCCACGCGAGTCTCGACTTGGACTGGCTCGACCCCAACGAGGCGCCGGGGGTCGGGACCCCCGTCCGCGGGGGTGTCACCTACCGCGAGGCCCACCTGGCGATGGAGCTGTTGGCCGACACCGAGCTGCTCCGGTCGATGGAGTTGGTCGAGGTGAACCCAACGCTGGACGACTCCAACGAGACTGCGGGGCTGGCGACGGAGTTGGCCGCGAGCGCGTTCGGCAAGACCGTGTTGTGA
- a CDS encoding YbaK/EbsC family protein: protein MHETAAQFQTAARERYDFDPDVREFQAGTRTAADAADAVGCEVAQIVKSLVFVVEGREPPAGTPDVVVVLTAGDHRVDTDALADHLGATRVTPADPEVVRATTGWSIGGVPPFCHDTDLPVYLDERLRDRSLWAAAGTPDAVFSVTADRLIEFVDPESVATFTDTA from the coding sequence GTGCACGAGACGGCAGCCCAGTTCCAGACGGCGGCGCGCGAGCGGTACGACTTCGACCCCGACGTGCGGGAGTTCCAGGCGGGAACCCGGACGGCGGCGGACGCGGCCGACGCGGTCGGCTGCGAGGTCGCACAGATCGTCAAGAGCCTCGTGTTCGTAGTGGAGGGACGGGAACCCCCGGCGGGCACTCCAGACGTGGTGGTGGTCCTGACCGCGGGCGACCACCGGGTCGACACGGACGCGCTCGCCGACCACCTCGGCGCGACGCGGGTGACCCCGGCGGACCCCGAGGTCGTCCGGGCGACGACTGGCTGGAGTATCGGCGGCGTCCCGCCGTTCTGTCACGACACCGACCTCCCGGTGTACCTGGACGAGCGGCTCCGAGACCGGTCGCTGTGGGCGGCCGCCGGCACGCCCGACGCCGTGTTCTCCGTGACGGCCGACCGACTGATCGAATTCGTCGATCCGGAGTCGGTGGCGACGTTCACGGACACGGCGTGA
- a CDS encoding site-specific DNA-methyltransferase, with translation MGPDPASRETAHRVCLGDARQLPLPDDSVELVVTSPPYPMIEQWDDQFAAMDDGVAAALSNGDGQTAFDRMHAVLREAWAELARVVVDGGVVCVNVGDATRTVAGEFRLYPNHARITEQLTNLGFRQLPGVLWRKPTNAPTKFMGSGTLPPNAYVTLEHEHVLVFRNGSRRSFEARADRRYEASYFHEERNRWFSDLWDLSGDSQGTADDTPRDRRAAFPTELPYRLISMYSVYGDTVLDPFWGTGTTTFAAMAAARDSVGVESVPGLPAQFDDRVDSVRSWSQERAQRRLAAHREAVADQEDTYEATNYDFEVVSNQERRVQLYAVTATERRSGGYYAHHDPVTDDGESTDAVTGDGE, from the coding sequence ATGGGACCCGACCCCGCGTCCCGCGAGACCGCCCACCGGGTGTGCCTCGGCGACGCTCGACAGCTCCCCCTCCCGGACGACAGCGTCGAGCTCGTCGTCACCTCCCCGCCGTACCCGATGATCGAGCAGTGGGACGACCAGTTCGCGGCGATGGACGACGGCGTAGCGGCGGCGCTGTCGAACGGCGACGGCCAGACGGCGTTCGACCGGATGCACGCGGTGTTGCGCGAGGCGTGGGCCGAACTCGCTCGCGTCGTCGTCGACGGCGGTGTCGTCTGTGTCAACGTCGGCGACGCAACCCGGACGGTCGCGGGTGAGTTCCGACTGTACCCCAACCACGCTCGGATCACCGAACAGCTCACGAACCTGGGGTTCCGCCAGCTCCCGGGCGTGTTGTGGCGCAAGCCGACGAACGCGCCGACGAAGTTCATGGGTTCGGGAACGCTTCCGCCGAACGCCTACGTCACCCTAGAACACGAGCACGTCCTCGTGTTCCGTAACGGCTCTCGGCGCTCGTTCGAGGCTCGCGCGGACCGCCGCTACGAGGCGTCGTACTTCCACGAGGAACGCAACCGGTGGTTCTCCGACCTGTGGGACCTGAGCGGTGACTCCCAGGGCACGGCCGACGACACCCCGAGAGACCGCCGGGCGGCGTTTCCCACGGAGCTGCCGTACCGACTGATCTCGATGTACTCCGTCTACGGCGACACCGTGTTGGACCCGTTCTGGGGCACCGGCACGACCACGTTCGCGGCGATGGCGGCCGCCCGTGACTCCGTCGGTGTCGAGTCCGTCCCCGGTCTCCCGGCGCAGTTCGACGACCGTGTCGACTCAGTTCGGTCGTGGTCCCAGGAGCGAGCCCAGCGCCGGCTGGCCGCCCACCGCGAGGCAGTCGCCGACCAAGAGGACACCTACGAGGCGACCAACTACGACTTCGAGGTGGTGTCGAACCAGGAGCGCCGCGTCCAACTGTACGCCGTCACGGCGACCGAGCGCCGTTCGGGCGGTTACTACGCCCACCACGACCCCGTCACCGACGACGGTGAGTCCACCGACGCAGTCACCGGCGACGGTGAGTGA
- a CDS encoding YqaA family protein encodes MSVPLADSLSLLVSPALDGSTLAAETALGVSLTEFGWLERLVETATGPAGLAIVFVYSFLIAFALPGVSEVVLFAPLDLGLGNFGRLTVIVLVSAVGKAAGSVFAFHIGQEVKQAGPVIRFLRNSRFDVVSWSERRTVDIAQKYGYAGLAAALSVPFFPDTLSIYAFAVLEEDYWKFAAATFAGSVGRLVVTLLFFQAGSATLGV; translated from the coding sequence GTGAGCGTCCCCCTCGCGGACAGTCTCTCGTTGCTGGTGTCGCCCGCGCTCGACGGGTCGACGCTGGCGGCGGAGACGGCCCTCGGCGTGAGCCTGACGGAGTTCGGCTGGCTGGAGCGACTCGTAGAGACGGCGACCGGTCCGGCCGGCCTGGCGATCGTGTTCGTCTACTCGTTCCTGATCGCGTTCGCGCTGCCGGGCGTGAGCGAGGTGGTGTTGTTCGCTCCGTTGGACCTGGGGCTCGGCAACTTCGGCCGACTCACCGTCATCGTCCTCGTCTCGGCGGTAGGGAAGGCCGCCGGCTCCGTGTTCGCGTTCCACATCGGTCAGGAGGTGAAGCAGGCCGGCCCGGTGATACGATTCCTGCGGAACTCTCGGTTCGACGTGGTCAGCTGGTCGGAGCGCCGCACTGTCGACATCGCACAGAAGTACGGCTACGCCGGGCTCGCGGCCGCGCTGTCGGTCCCTTTCTTCCCGGACACGCTGTCGATCTACGCGTTCGCAGTGTTGGAGGAAGACTACTGGAAGTTCGCGGCCGCGACGTTCGCCGGCAGCGTCGGCCGGCTGGTCGTCACGCTGTTGTTCTTCCAGGCTGGGAGCGCGACGCTCGGAGTGTGA
- the mfnA gene encoding tyrosine decarboxylase MfnA — protein MQSPVADRRPQSFDRVLSSMCTEPHPAAREAAERFLATNPGDPATYETVAELEREVVADLARLAEHPAVDDAEGAPTERVTDDTDTVESAYGYVTSGGTEANIQAVRAAREQTDANDPNVVVPASAHFSFQKAAAVLDVELREVPTHPVDGNPEQAGRVDLDALTAAVDEETAAVVAVAGSTEYGRVDPVPAVADAAQTVDAAVHVDAAWGGFALPFTDHDWSFADAPVDTITIDPHKLGQAAVPAGGLLAREPATLDSLAVDTPYLETHAQATLTGTRSGAGVASARAAFDALYPDGYRAAHERATELAAWLDTELRQRGYEVRPRDLPIVAVALPESLLAALREAGWKLSPTAAGEARVVCMPHVDRSALEAFLTDLDRLR, from the coding sequence ATGCAGTCGCCAGTCGCCGACCGTCGACCACAGTCGTTCGACAGGGTGCTCTCGTCGATGTGCACGGAGCCGCACCCGGCCGCCCGCGAGGCGGCAGAGCGGTTCCTCGCCACGAACCCGGGGGATCCGGCGACGTACGAGACGGTTGCCGAACTCGAACGCGAGGTGGTGGCGGACCTCGCCCGGCTGGCCGAGCACCCGGCCGTCGACGACGCCGAAGGCGCGCCTACCGAGAGGGTCACAGACGACACGGACACGGTCGAGAGTGCGTACGGCTACGTCACGAGCGGCGGGACGGAGGCGAACATCCAGGCGGTGCGGGCGGCCCGGGAGCAAACGGACGCGAACGACCCGAACGTGGTCGTGCCGGCGTCGGCACACTTCAGCTTCCAGAAGGCGGCAGCGGTGTTGGACGTGGAGCTCCGCGAGGTGCCGACCCATCCGGTCGACGGCAACCCGGAGCAGGCGGGGCGCGTCGACCTCGACGCGCTGACGGCGGCCGTCGACGAGGAGACGGCGGCGGTCGTCGCCGTCGCGGGGTCGACGGAGTACGGACGCGTCGACCCGGTACCGGCGGTCGCGGACGCCGCCCAGACCGTCGACGCCGCGGTCCACGTCGACGCCGCCTGGGGTGGGTTCGCGCTCCCGTTCACGGACCACGACTGGTCGTTCGCGGACGCGCCGGTGGACACGATCACGATCGACCCACACAAGCTGGGGCAGGCAGCCGTCCCCGCCGGCGGGCTGCTGGCACGCGAGCCGGCGACGCTGGACAGCCTGGCCGTCGACACACCGTACCTGGAGACACACGCCCAGGCGACGCTGACGGGGACGCGCTCCGGGGCGGGTGTGGCGTCGGCGCGGGCGGCGTTCGACGCGTTGTACCCGGACGGCTACCGGGCGGCACACGAGCGTGCGACGGAGTTGGCGGCGTGGCTCGACACGGAACTCCGGCAGCGGGGGTACGAGGTCCGCCCGCGAGATCTGCCGATCGTCGCGGTCGCGCTCCCGGAGTCGTTGCTCGCGGCGCTGCGGGAGGCGGGCTGGAAGCTGTCGCCGACCGCGGCCGGCGAGGCCAGAGTCGTCTGTATGCCACACGTCGATCGGTCGGCGTTGGAGGCGTTCCTGACGGATCTCGACCGGCTGCGGTAG
- a CDS encoding YkgJ family cysteine cluster protein, translating into MESLESELERARELDTAALAASIREIGFECTRCGACCKAEADDPHTATVFPDEVREIQAAAAGMDSPDGTGDTDGTDDAGNTDGASDAGDTGDADDTAESYDWRDVARPMPYGISEGEDGPSGETFEWALATDDCGDCTFYEEAADGTGACTVHDDRPLVCQTYPFSVALGGTSQPMGEAVDEDGLVRAHECEGLGRDISDSEARELAEALKRRTVREIEEAIAVRDEYEPTDADGVVVHDSEGAKRADGTPLSE; encoded by the coding sequence GTGGAGTCACTGGAGTCGGAGTTAGAACGGGCGCGCGAACTCGACACCGCGGCGTTGGCGGCGTCGATCCGGGAGATCGGCTTCGAGTGTACGCGCTGTGGCGCTTGCTGCAAGGCGGAGGCCGACGACCCCCACACCGCGACGGTGTTTCCGGACGAGGTGCGGGAGATCCAGGCCGCCGCTGCGGGGATGGATTCGCCGGACGGCACGGGCGACACGGACGGCACGGACGACGCGGGCAACACGGATGGCGCGAGCGACGCAGGCGACACGGGCGACGCAGACGACACCGCAGAGTCGTACGACTGGCGCGACGTGGCGCGGCCGATGCCGTACGGGATCAGCGAGGGAGAAGACGGGCCAAGCGGCGAGACGTTCGAGTGGGCGTTGGCGACGGACGACTGCGGGGACTGTACGTTCTACGAGGAGGCCGCCGACGGGACGGGAGCCTGTACTGTCCACGACGACCGGCCGCTCGTCTGTCAGACCTACCCGTTCAGCGTGGCGCTCGGCGGCACGAGCCAGCCGATGGGGGAAGCCGTCGACGAAGACGGGCTCGTCCGCGCTCACGAGTGTGAAGGACTCGGGCGCGACATCTCCGACTCCGAGGCGCGGGAGTTGGCCGAGGCGCTCAAGCGTCGGACCGTCCGGGAGATCGAGGAGGCCATCGCCGTCAGAGACGAGTACGAACCGACCGACGCCGACGGCGTGGTCGTCCACGACTCCGAGGGAGCGAAGCGGGCGGACGGGACGCCACTGAGCGAGTGA
- the thyA gene encoding thymidylate synthase, producing MQQYLDTVGRVLAGGSHEPNRTGVDTIAGFSETYEVDLADGFPLLTTKDLSGFRWHSLIHEFLWYISGEEHVRSLREETSIWDAWADEDGRLDTAYGRFWRRYPVPDDTDQLPGEAWPDDGHRWVTDEETADGGTRRTFDQLQYVLDTLRESPESRRIVVNAWHPANAAVSGLPPCHYTFVFSVQGGRLNLQLTQRSGDLALGVPFNVAAYALLLTAVAQRTGFEPGRFAHTVVDAHVYCGTGERGAWYADALPDLQSRLAAVDDRSEYTAVADWVETTAPPEPEGDERADHVPGLLRQLSREPRDRPTIQVADAPLDELTADDVTLSDYDPAPGIEFAVAE from the coding sequence GTGCAACAGTATCTCGACACCGTGGGACGTGTCCTCGCCGGCGGCAGTCACGAGCCGAATCGGACGGGCGTGGACACGATTGCGGGCTTCTCCGAGACGTACGAGGTCGACCTCGCGGACGGTTTCCCCCTCCTGACGACGAAGGATCTCTCGGGATTCCGGTGGCACTCCCTGATCCACGAGTTCCTCTGGTACATCTCGGGGGAAGAACACGTCCGGAGTCTGCGCGAGGAGACGAGCATCTGGGACGCCTGGGCCGACGAGGACGGACGGCTCGACACCGCTTACGGTCGGTTCTGGCGACGCTACCCGGTTCCGGACGACACCGACCAGCTCCCGGGAGAGGCGTGGCCCGACGACGGCCACCGCTGGGTGACCGACGAGGAGACGGCCGACGGTGGGACGCGCCGAACGTTCGACCAACTCCAGTACGTCCTCGACACGCTGCGGGAGTCCCCGGAGTCGCGCCGGATCGTGGTGAACGCCTGGCACCCGGCCAACGCCGCCGTCTCCGGGCTCCCCCCGTGTCACTACACGTTCGTGTTCAGCGTCCAGGGCGGTCGCCTCAACCTCCAGCTCACCCAACGCTCCGGCGACCTGGCGCTCGGCGTGCCGTTCAACGTCGCCGCCTACGCGCTCCTCCTGACGGCCGTCGCCCAGCGCACGGGGTTCGAGCCCGGTCGGTTCGCCCACACCGTCGTCGACGCCCACGTCTACTGCGGGACGGGCGAACGCGGGGCGTGGTACGCCGACGCGCTGCCGGACCTCCAGTCCCGACTGGCCGCGGTCGACGACCGGTCCGAGTACACGGCCGTCGCCGACTGGGTGGAGACGACCGCCCCGCCGGAGCCCGAGGGCGACGAGCGCGCCGACCACGTCCCCGGGCTGCTCCGACAGTTGAGCCGCGAGCCACGCGACCGTCCGACGATCCAGGTCGCGGACGCGCCCTTGGACGAACTCACCGCCGACGACGTGACGCTGTCCGACTACGACCCCGCCCCGGGGATCGAGTTCGCCGTCGCGGAGTGA
- a CDS encoding dihydrofolate reductase — protein sequence MTDTEPTDTADDTDPTTVETDATVVVVVAADPDGVIGADGEMPWHYPEDLAHFERTTTGNPVILGRRTYDSIAAQVDGPLPDRTNVVLSRGDPDVPGEVRVVDSPATALRVADDAPTADGRIFVAGGATVYRQLLPAADTLLRTEIHDRYEGDTYFEWEPDRWRETDREPYDGFDVVTYTRR from the coding sequence ATGACGGACACCGAACCCACCGACACCGCAGACGACACGGACCCGACGACGGTCGAGACGGACGCGACGGTGGTCGTCGTCGTCGCGGCGGACCCGGACGGCGTGATCGGCGCGGACGGGGAGATGCCGTGGCACTACCCCGAGGACCTGGCGCACTTCGAGCGGACGACGACCGGCAACCCCGTGATCCTCGGGCGACGGACGTACGACTCCATCGCCGCACAGGTCGACGGGCCCCTGCCGGACCGGACGAACGTCGTGTTGTCGCGCGGTGACCCGGACGTACCCGGGGAAGTGCGGGTCGTCGATTCGCCGGCGACGGCGCTGCGGGTCGCCGACGACGCGCCGACTGCCGACGGCCGGATCTTCGTCGCCGGCGGCGCGACCGTCTACAGACAGCTCCTGCCAGCCGCCGACACCCTCCTCCGGACGGAGATCCACGACCGCTACGAGGGTGACACTTACTTCGAGTGGGAGCCGGACCGCTGGCGAGAGACGGACCGGGAGCCGTACGACGGGTTCGACGTGGTGACGTACACTCGACGGTAA
- a CDS encoding methylmalonyl-CoA mutase, which yields MYDPDDLEAIREGKSEWESETLGPTLDRFGEREETFTTDTGGQEVKRLYTPDDVADLEYDEDVGFPGEEPYTRGVYSTMHRGRLWTMRQYAGMGTAAETNERFQYLIDQGSSGLSMAFDLPTQMGYDSDAAMAQGEVGKSGVAIDSLADFERVFDDIPLDEVSTSMTINAPASVLLAMYVAVGDRQGVDREQLRGTIQNDIMKEYIARNLYIYPPEPSMRLITDIFEFCAEETPNFNTISISGYHIREAGATAAQEIAFTLGNGLEYVQAAVDAGLDVDSFAPQLSFFFAAHNNIFEEVAKFRAARRLWGRLMEERFDPDDPASKQLKFHTQTAGSTLTAQQIENNVVRVGYQALAAVLGGTQSLHTNGKDEALSLPTEESVRTALRTQQILAHESGAADTIDPLAGSYYVESLTDDVEQEAHDLIEDVDERGGMLDAVQSQYVQREIQDVAFERQEEIERGDRVIVGVNEFEVEDDEPEMDLEEVSEEEEQNQIDRVQELRETRDQEATDEALAALRDAAAGDANVMPYIVDAVKAYATVGEICNVFRDEFGEYQPGR from the coding sequence ATGTACGATCCGGACGACCTGGAGGCCATCCGCGAGGGGAAGTCCGAGTGGGAGTCGGAGACGCTCGGCCCCACACTCGACCGATTCGGGGAACGCGAGGAGACGTTCACCACGGACACCGGCGGTCAGGAGGTGAAGCGACTGTACACCCCCGACGACGTGGCGGACCTGGAGTACGACGAGGACGTCGGGTTCCCGGGCGAGGAGCCGTACACGCGCGGAGTGTACTCCACGATGCACCGCGGGCGGCTGTGGACGATGCGGCAGTACGCGGGGATGGGGACGGCCGCGGAGACGAACGAGCGGTTCCAGTACCTGATCGACCAGGGCTCGTCGGGGCTGTCGATGGCGTTCGACCTGCCGACACAGATGGGGTACGACTCCGACGCCGCGATGGCGCAGGGGGAGGTGGGGAAGTCCGGCGTCGCCATCGACTCGCTGGCGGACTTCGAGCGCGTGTTCGACGACATCCCGTTGGACGAGGTGTCCACCTCGATGACGATCAACGCGCCTGCGTCGGTGTTGCTGGCGATGTACGTCGCCGTCGGCGACCGTCAGGGTGTCGACCGCGAGCAGCTCCGCGGGACGATCCAAAACGACATCATGAAAGAGTACATCGCCCGCAACCTCTACATCTACCCGCCGGAGCCGTCGATGCGGCTCATCACGGACATCTTCGAGTTCTGCGCCGAGGAGACGCCCAACTTCAACACCATCTCCATCTCCGGGTACCACATCCGCGAGGCCGGCGCGACCGCCGCCCAGGAGATCGCGTTCACGCTGGGCAACGGGCTGGAGTACGTCCAGGCGGCCGTCGACGCCGGGCTCGACGTCGACAGCTTCGCGCCCCAACTGTCCTTCTTCTTCGCGGCCCACAACAACATCTTCGAGGAGGTGGCGAAGTTCCGCGCGGCCCGTCGGCTGTGGGGTCGGCTGATGGAAGAACGGTTCGACCCGGACGACCCGGCGTCCAAGCAGCTGAAGTTCCACACCCAGACCGCGGGGTCGACGCTGACGGCTCAACAGATCGAGAACAACGTCGTCCGGGTGGGGTACCAGGCGCTGGCGGCCGTGCTCGGCGGTACACAGAGCCTCCACACCAACGGGAAAGACGAGGCGCTGTCGCTGCCGACCGAGGAGTCCGTCCGCACCGCGCTGCGGACCCAACAGATCCTCGCCCACGAGTCCGGTGCGGCAGACACCATCGACCCGTTGGCGGGCAGTTACTACGTGGAGTCGCTCACGGACGACGTGGAACAGGAGGCCCACGACCTGATCGAAGACGTCGACGAGCGCGGGGGGATGCTGGACGCCGTCCAGAGTCAGTACGTCCAACGCGAGATCCAAGACGTGGCGTTCGAACGGCAGGAGGAGATCGAACGCGGCGACCGGGTCATCGTCGGCGTCAACGAGTTCGAGGTCGAAGACGACGAGCCGGAGATGGACCTAGAAGAGGTGAGCGAGGAGGAAGAACAGAACCAGATCGACCGCGTGCAGGAGTTGCGCGAGACGCGCGACCAGGAGGCGACCGACGAAGCACTCGCGGCGCTGCGGGACGCCGCCGCCGGCGACGCCAACGTGATGCCGTACATCGTCGACGCCGTGAAGGCGTACGCGACGGTGGGCGAGATCTGCAACGTGTTCCGCGACGAGTTCGGAGAGTACCAGCCCGGGCGGTGA
- a CDS encoding DUF6498-containing protein, with the protein MRRSIDRGRAVRATLSNAVPLFGVAALGWPAGVLLVVYWIEGGVALLRGALQASFARQEPEYGVIPGAVPGKALDDKRGGVSVGPLPPIYPRNARAVFAAASVLLIFWPVGAGVVAAATVDTTVPVGPVSLAVVGVVFGHAVGLVEYLRSEQYASVSVRSALFGRSSVGVLVVGVGVVGLLSAASAPSAVLLVVVSIKFVADLSIGDHEETSDDPTEWDDDSSEVETPDGPPTATFRADRRSLLARAAGFGPLYLLVPPYLFGAIGAVGVGLLAGLGAGLLALGAAVVVTAVAVAVRTDVEVGHLEYRVYRDRIVAYDTLLDASQWALKRRTIEDATVASSVVDSIRPGTRTVVVSTFGDDRRLRALERPEAFVESVTTDR; encoded by the coding sequence GTGAGACGGTCCATCGACCGCGGTCGAGCTGTACGCGCTACACTGTCGAACGCCGTCCCTCTCTTCGGTGTCGCCGCGCTCGGCTGGCCCGCCGGCGTCCTCCTCGTCGTCTACTGGATCGAAGGCGGGGTGGCGTTACTCCGCGGGGCCCTCCAGGCGTCGTTCGCACGACAGGAGCCGGAGTACGGGGTCATCCCGGGTGCAGTGCCCGGGAAGGCGTTGGACGACAAACGCGGGGGTGTCTCCGTCGGCCCACTCCCGCCGATCTACCCACGGAACGCCCGAGCGGTGTTCGCTGCGGCCAGTGTCCTCCTGATCTTCTGGCCCGTCGGCGCCGGTGTGGTGGCGGCGGCGACCGTCGACACGACTGTTCCGGTCGGCCCCGTGTCGCTCGCGGTCGTCGGGGTCGTGTTCGGGCACGCGGTCGGGCTCGTGGAGTACCTCCGGAGCGAGCAGTACGCGAGCGTGTCGGTGCGGTCGGCACTGTTCGGTCGGTCCTCCGTGGGCGTGCTCGTGGTCGGTGTCGGCGTCGTCGGGCTCCTGTCGGCCGCCTCCGCGCCGTCGGCGGTGTTGCTCGTCGTCGTGTCGATCAAGTTCGTCGCCGACCTGTCGATCGGGGACCACGAGGAGACGAGCGACGACCCGACCGAGTGGGACGACGACTCCTCCGAGGTCGAGACGCCGGACGGTCCGCCGACCGCGACGTTCCGAGCCGACCGACGGAGTCTGCTCGCCCGCGCCGCCGGGTTCGGGCCGTTGTATCTGCTCGTCCCGCCGTACCTGTTCGGCGCGATCGGTGCCGTCGGTGTCGGGCTGCTCGCCGGTCTCGGGGCCGGACTCCTGGCGCTCGGAGCGGCGGTGGTCGTGACGGCCGTCGCCGTAGCGGTACGGACCGACGTGGAGGTCGGCCACCTGGAGTACCGGGTGTACCGCGACCGGATCGTCGCGTACGACACCTTACTCGACGCGTCACAGTGGGCACTGAAGCGCAGGACGATCGAAGACGCCACGGTCGCGTCGAGCGTGGTCGACTCGATCCGCCCGGGCACACGGACGGTCGTCGTCTCGACGTTCGGCGACGACCGGCGGCTCCGCGCGCTCGAACGACCAGAGGCGTTCGTCGAATCCGTCACTACGGATCGTTGA
- the mce gene encoding methylmalonyl-CoA epimerase yields MHLDHVGVATDDAAELAALFADLFDTEIAHEEQFDGMHVVFLDVGGGSDEPTDDGATDAEESDGPYLELLEPKSDDGAVARFLDREGPGLHHVALAVDDVADALTTAEGMGLDTVDDEPRPGAWGHEVAFLHPGSTGGVLVEFVAH; encoded by the coding sequence ATGCACCTCGATCACGTCGGCGTCGCAACGGACGACGCCGCCGAGCTCGCGGCACTGTTCGCGGACCTGTTCGACACGGAGATCGCACACGAAGAGCAGTTCGACGGGATGCACGTCGTGTTCTTGGACGTGGGCGGGGGGAGCGACGAGCCGACCGACGACGGAGCGACGGACGCCGAGGAGAGCGACGGTCCGTACCTCGAACTGCTCGAACCGAAGAGCGACGATGGTGCGGTCGCGCGGTTCCTCGACCGCGAGGGGCCGGGACTCCACCACGTCGCGCTCGCGGTCGACGACGTCGCCGACGCGCTGACGACGGCCGAGGGGATGGGCTTGGACACCGTCGACGACGAGCCGCGACCGGGCGCGTGGGGCCACGAAGTGGCGTTTCTCCACCCTGGCTCGACCGGGGGCGTGCTCGTAGAGTTCGTGGCGCACTAA
- a CDS encoding type II toxin-antitoxin system VapC family toxin translates to MTQKALVDSNVLVGSRVEEDQHFPAGREIVRALDTGELPRAIVVAPVLKETLDFLLRKFSQGRATETLDALQRSRGFEIDYPAREEFADARRLFRRHAGLSLADATLVAYARRTGREYLYSFDDDFDAPDGVSRLNAPVNPFGR, encoded by the coding sequence GTGACGCAGAAGGCGCTCGTCGACTCGAACGTGCTCGTCGGGAGTCGGGTCGAGGAGGATCAGCACTTCCCCGCTGGACGGGAGATCGTTCGAGCACTCGACACCGGCGAACTTCCCCGAGCGATCGTTGTCGCCCCCGTCCTGAAGGAGACGCTTGATTTTCTCCTCCGGAAATTCTCACAGGGCAGAGCGACGGAGACACTCGACGCACTCCAGCGTAGTCGAGGGTTCGAGATCGACTACCCCGCTCGGGAAGAGTTCGCTGACGCACGCCGTCTGTTTCGCCGGCACGCCGGACTGTCGTTGGCTGACGCGACGCTCGTCGCGTACGCTCGTCGAACTGGCAGAGAGTACCTGTACTCGTTTGACGACGACTTCGACGCTCCAGACGGGGTCAGCCGTCTGAACGCTCCGGTGAACCCATTCGGCCGTTAG
- a CDS encoding AbrB/MazE/SpoVT family DNA-binding domain-containing protein has translation MTRTDESRADEDGTVTVPETVRESADVRPGDTVRWRVGDDGSVSAEIVRETTGSFSGLETLSTGGEPFDSVEAVDEPEEE, from the coding sequence GTGACCCGGACAGACGAGAGCCGAGCCGACGAGGACGGCACCGTCACCGTGCCCGAGACTGTCCGCGAGTCGGCAGACGTGCGGCCGGGCGACACCGTCCGCTGGCGCGTCGGCGACGACGGCTCCGTGTCTGCCGAGATCGTCCGCGAGACGACTGGATCGTTCTCCGGACTGGAGACGCTGTCGACGGGCGGCGAGCCGTTCGACTCTGTCGAGGCTGTCGACGAACCCGAAGAAGAGTGA